A stretch of Paenibacillus peoriae DNA encodes these proteins:
- the nirB gene encoding nitrite reductase large subunit NirB has protein sequence MNNIQKLVLIGNGMAGIRTLEHLLKLAPGSYEITVFGAEPHPNYNRIMLSSVLAGGAGLQDIVINDWSWYEDNNIRLYTNDPVTAIDTEKQQVTSRSGVCISYDLLLLATGSKAFILPLPGADKDGVIGFRDIRDCETMMETAKTHKKAAVIGGGLLGLEAARGLLNLGMDVTVIHINGYIMDRQLDEAASLMLRRELEEQGMTFLVNKRTAAITGRRRVEGLKFADGSELEADLIVMAVGIKPDIELAVSAGIPVNRGIIVNDHMETNIPGIYAVGECAEHRGITYGLVAPLYEQGGVLAQRLAGMETPGYSGSVTSTRLKVSGVDVFSAGDYKDEPGTRSLRYQDDIGSVYKKIVIKEEKLIGAVLFGDTSDGAMLFSLIKSGESVVGREKELLLGFNPGQPEASGSMMLEQMPDDEIVCGCNGVSKGDIGEAVAAGCRSVGEIKACTKASASCGGCKPLVEGLLQLYAGAEAGETMKEGICSCTTLDREAIIDGIREMGLKSVKEVMNVLGWNEPEGCTKCRPALNYYLGMLWPLDYEDEKESRFTNERYHANIQKDGTYSVVPRIYGGVTSPADLKKIAAVAEKYNVPLVKFTGGQRLDLLGVKKEDLPGIWAELDMPSGYAYGKTLRTVKTCVGNTFCRFGTQDAMGMGIRLEKAFERLNAPSKVKLAVSGCPRNCAEATIKDLGVVAIDGGWGIYVGGNGGIKVRAAELLCTVRTEDEVMEWTGAYLQYYREQANWNERTAHWLERVGVESIKQALSDAETRKQLVTRIEETLSTTTDPWHEIIHNEELRKNFVQLPELKPVME, from the coding sequence ATGAACAATATCCAAAAGTTAGTGTTGATCGGCAACGGAATGGCGGGGATACGCACTCTCGAACATTTGCTGAAGCTTGCACCAGGTAGCTATGAGATTACGGTATTCGGGGCCGAGCCCCATCCAAACTATAACCGGATCATGCTGTCTTCCGTTCTGGCGGGAGGGGCTGGTTTGCAGGATATTGTCATCAACGACTGGAGTTGGTATGAAGACAACAATATTCGATTGTATACCAATGATCCTGTCACAGCTATCGACACGGAAAAGCAGCAGGTGACATCACGCTCCGGCGTATGCATCTCTTATGATTTGTTGTTGTTGGCAACGGGGTCTAAAGCCTTTATTCTGCCGCTTCCAGGGGCCGACAAGGATGGTGTTATCGGTTTCCGGGATATTCGTGACTGTGAAACGATGATGGAGACGGCGAAGACGCACAAAAAAGCAGCCGTCATCGGTGGCGGATTGCTTGGACTAGAGGCAGCCAGGGGGCTGCTTAACTTGGGGATGGACGTCACAGTTATCCATATTAACGGATATATTATGGATCGGCAGCTGGATGAGGCTGCTTCCCTTATGCTACGGCGCGAGCTGGAAGAGCAGGGAATGACATTTCTGGTCAATAAGCGGACGGCGGCTATAACAGGACGTCGCCGCGTGGAAGGGTTGAAATTTGCCGATGGCAGCGAGTTGGAAGCGGATCTGATCGTTATGGCGGTAGGCATCAAACCAGACATTGAACTGGCGGTGTCGGCGGGAATCCCTGTAAACCGCGGGATCATCGTAAATGATCACATGGAAACGAATATCCCCGGCATCTACGCCGTTGGAGAATGTGCAGAACACCGGGGAATCACTTACGGGCTGGTTGCTCCATTATATGAGCAAGGTGGTGTACTGGCTCAGCGACTCGCGGGAATGGAGACTCCCGGCTACAGTGGTTCAGTTACCTCGACAAGGTTGAAGGTATCGGGTGTCGACGTGTTTTCAGCAGGGGATTACAAGGATGAACCGGGAACACGTTCCCTGCGGTATCAGGATGATATTGGTAGCGTCTACAAAAAAATCGTAATCAAGGAAGAAAAACTGATCGGAGCCGTTCTGTTTGGGGATACGTCTGACGGAGCCATGCTGTTTTCGTTGATCAAAAGTGGCGAGTCGGTGGTTGGCCGAGAGAAAGAGTTATTACTTGGCTTCAATCCTGGTCAACCAGAAGCTAGTGGCTCCATGATGCTGGAGCAGATGCCTGATGACGAAATTGTATGTGGATGTAATGGTGTATCCAAGGGTGACATTGGAGAGGCGGTTGCGGCTGGCTGCCGGAGTGTCGGGGAGATTAAGGCATGCACAAAAGCATCGGCCTCATGTGGCGGCTGCAAGCCATTAGTGGAGGGACTCTTACAGCTATACGCAGGCGCAGAAGCCGGAGAAACGATGAAAGAGGGTATTTGTAGTTGTACGACGCTTGACCGGGAAGCGATCATTGATGGCATTCGGGAGATGGGATTAAAGAGTGTCAAAGAAGTGATGAATGTGCTGGGATGGAACGAACCGGAAGGTTGCACTAAATGTCGGCCGGCCCTCAATTATTATCTAGGTATGCTATGGCCACTGGATTATGAAGATGAGAAGGAATCCAGATTTACGAATGAACGGTACCATGCCAATATACAAAAAGATGGCACCTATTCTGTCGTGCCCCGCATTTATGGAGGAGTTACTTCACCTGCCGACCTGAAGAAAATTGCTGCTGTCGCGGAGAAATACAATGTGCCTCTGGTTAAATTTACGGGTGGTCAACGTCTTGACCTGCTTGGTGTGAAAAAAGAGGATTTGCCAGGGATCTGGGCCGAGTTGGATATGCCGTCTGGATATGCCTATGGAAAGACGCTGCGAACGGTTAAGACGTGTGTAGGTAATACCTTTTGCCGCTTTGGCACGCAGGATGCTATGGGGATGGGCATCCGGTTGGAAAAGGCATTTGAACGTCTGAATGCTCCATCCAAAGTCAAACTGGCTGTGTCCGGTTGCCCGCGTAACTGCGCTGAAGCGACGATCAAGGATTTGGGCGTCGTTGCTATTGACGGTGGCTGGGGGATCTACGTTGGAGGTAACGGGGGTATCAAGGTTCGGGCAGCTGAACTACTTTGTACCGTTAGAACCGAGGATGAAGTGATGGAATGGACCGGTGCCTATCTGCAGTATTATCGTGAGCAGGCCAATTGGAACGAACGCACAGCCCATTGGTTGGAACGGGTCGGAGTGGAATCCATCAAACAGGCACTTTCGGATGCAGAGACGAGGAAGCAACTGGTGACCAGAATAGAAGAGACATTAAGCACGACGACTGATCCGTGGCACGAAATTATTCACAACGAAGAGCTGCGCAAAAATTTTGTGCAGCTGCCGGAACTTAAGCCAGTAATGGAATAG
- a CDS encoding ANTAR domain-containing response regulator, which translates to MRSLLVIHLHSDHVSEQTHAVSSWQAGPENLLESNGYLTLPCRNESEIKQLILNADAAVLDMPVGTISMWGGRLEQAKAVPLLWWCSAESALSSTEACEADVTVDGILTPSMAAHELNWALHFSAKRFFERQHWQSERKQLTARLEERKWIDMAKGILGEVNGIPEAEAYDVLRKKAMNERKRIVDVAISIVKAQQMLKA; encoded by the coding sequence TTGCGTTCCTTGTTGGTAATTCACTTACATTCTGACCATGTATCTGAGCAGACACACGCCGTTTCCTCATGGCAGGCAGGACCTGAAAACCTTTTAGAATCCAACGGATACCTAACTCTGCCCTGCCGCAATGAATCTGAAATCAAACAGCTAATCCTTAATGCAGATGCGGCGGTACTAGACATGCCTGTCGGCACGATCAGCATGTGGGGTGGCAGGCTGGAGCAAGCCAAAGCAGTCCCGTTGCTCTGGTGGTGCAGCGCAGAATCAGCGTTATCATCGACAGAGGCTTGTGAAGCTGATGTCACTGTTGATGGCATTCTAACCCCTTCTATGGCAGCCCATGAGCTGAATTGGGCTCTTCATTTTAGTGCCAAACGCTTTTTTGAACGCCAGCACTGGCAAAGTGAACGCAAGCAACTGACCGCTCGGTTGGAAGAACGCAAATGGATTGATATGGCGAAAGGAATACTTGGAGAAGTAAACGGTATCCCGGAAGCGGAAGCATATGATGTGCTGCGGAAAAAAGCAATGAACGAACGCAAACGTATCGTTGATGTGGCAATTTCCATCGTCAAAGCACAGCAAATGCTAAAAGCATAA
- a CDS encoding anthranilate phosphoribosyltransferase has protein sequence MNIIEILKEVGRGKRGARDLNYAEAEAAAELIMTQSATPAQIGAFFAAERIKMESVGELEAFVNVCRKYTHRYPMHKGIDFAGPYDGRKSSFIATFATAFLLASCGIPVTMHGSAPLPPKWGVTLPLLLQEMGVTPRNMTREIAVHAAKLTGVLFVASEQWCVPLRDMRPIREELGLRTVLNTAEKLVDYGSSPYIVFGVFHNTVFEKTAKLIQNLNYHRALIVQGSEGSEDLFIDRPTRTYLLANGEVSLQVIDPEMYGLDSVVPEHNWTPAEQLRITEEVLQGIASLAFSNQVLLNSAVRLFVAGRVDSIEEGLYTCKPLLENGHAWGLYCHWREAMLRTEIKTGADRSETRLHL, from the coding sequence ATGAATATCATAGAAATATTAAAAGAAGTGGGTCGTGGCAAAAGGGGCGCCCGGGATCTGAATTACGCCGAAGCCGAAGCTGCTGCCGAACTTATTATGACCCAGTCAGCAACCCCTGCTCAAATCGGAGCTTTCTTTGCCGCGGAGCGCATTAAAATGGAGAGTGTTGGCGAGCTGGAAGCATTCGTAAACGTCTGCCGTAAATATACCCATCGCTACCCGATGCATAAAGGTATTGATTTCGCCGGTCCGTATGATGGCAGGAAGTCTTCATTTATTGCCACCTTCGCAACGGCCTTTCTACTCGCCTCATGCGGAATTCCTGTAACGATGCATGGTAGTGCACCCCTCCCTCCCAAATGGGGTGTTACGCTCCCGCTTTTATTGCAGGAAATGGGAGTAACGCCCCGGAACATGACGCGTGAAATCGCCGTTCATGCCGCGAAGCTGACTGGTGTACTGTTCGTAGCCTCCGAACAGTGGTGTGTGCCCCTGCGAGATATGCGGCCCATTCGCGAAGAACTGGGGCTTCGCACAGTGCTGAATACTGCCGAGAAACTGGTTGATTACGGTTCTTCCCCATATATTGTATTCGGCGTTTTCCACAATACCGTGTTCGAAAAGACGGCGAAACTCATACAAAATCTGAATTACCACAGAGCTCTGATCGTCCAAGGGAGCGAAGGATCGGAGGATCTGTTCATCGATCGGCCGACCCGGACTTACCTGCTTGCTAACGGCGAGGTATCATTACAGGTTATTGATCCGGAAATGTACGGACTGGATTCGGTGGTACCAGAGCATAACTGGACCCCCGCTGAACAACTGCGCATTACGGAGGAAGTGCTACAAGGCATAGCTTCTTTAGCCTTTTCGAATCAAGTGTTACTCAACAGTGCGGTCCGACTGTTCGTTGCAGGGCGAGTTGACTCCATAGAGGAAGGTTTGTATACCTGCAAACCGCTGCTAGAAAATGGGCACGCCTGGGGTTTGTATTGTCACTGGCGGGAAGCCATGCTCAGAACAGAAATAAAAACGGGAGCAGACAGATCTGAAACCCGATTGCATTTATAA
- the nasC gene encoding assimilatory nitrate reductase catalytic subunit NasC: MCQSGEGKPEAGLHVPSVMDTQCPFCSVQCKMTVSTGTETLAGIIRTVYKAEGKHNAASQGRLCIKGMNAHQHATHAERLVQPLIRKEGQLVPVKWEEALDTIASSFSTLLSTQGPDAIGIYGGGSLSNETAYLLGKFARVAVGTRYIDYNGRFCMSAAASAGSKVFGIDRGLTCRLADIPLARCIVLAGTNIAECQPTLMPYFHQAKENGAFVIVIDPRATPTAAAADLHLQIKPGTDAVLANAMLKVIVDEGFANEEFIRKRTNGYDQLLTHLKGVDLRESAALCGIEVEMIQQAARAFGSVETGIVFTARGVEQQTDGHMAVRAFLNLVLATGKIGREGCGYGAITGQGNGQGGREHGQKADQLPGYRSIEDEEDRAYVASVWGVKPSSLPGKGVSAYEMMELVHQKQIQALFVMGSNPIVSNPNVRLVEKALKKLNLLVVADMFLTETARMADVVLPVTSYLENMGTMTNLEGRVLLREAARPAPGEARDDWNILCQVAAKLNKGGYFSYRDAEHIFEELRLASRGGPSDYYGITYDRLRREEGVYWPCPSTDRAGMDTMFRETFAHSDQKAVFTVVESCGAGEEISEEYPLILTNGRVLAHYLTGAQTRRSPSLAAREIENYVEIHPRTARRWHIRDGEWVEIASQRGSFTVRSRIKPHIREDTLFVPMHWGGIQNVNRATRPDLDPFCRMPGFKTAAVRIRPLHLAAAATSADNEEWSEF, translated from the coding sequence ATGTGTCAGTCGGGAGAAGGCAAACCGGAAGCTGGGCTACATGTACCGTCAGTAATGGATACGCAGTGCCCGTTTTGCAGCGTGCAATGTAAGATGACCGTTAGCACGGGTACAGAGACACTTGCGGGTATCATTCGTACAGTGTATAAGGCGGAAGGGAAGCATAATGCAGCCTCGCAGGGTAGGTTGTGCATCAAGGGAATGAATGCGCATCAGCATGCGACTCATGCGGAAAGGCTGGTACAGCCCCTCATTCGCAAAGAGGGCCAACTGGTTCCCGTCAAGTGGGAGGAGGCGTTGGATACTATAGCTAGCAGTTTCTCTACGCTACTGTCCACACAAGGTCCTGATGCAATCGGAATTTACGGTGGAGGTTCACTCTCCAATGAAACGGCTTATTTACTCGGCAAATTTGCAAGAGTGGCTGTAGGTACGCGATATATCGACTATAACGGGCGCTTCTGCATGTCGGCAGCGGCATCCGCTGGCAGTAAAGTGTTTGGCATTGATCGCGGACTGACCTGCAGGCTGGCTGATATTCCGTTGGCTCGTTGTATTGTGCTCGCAGGTACGAATATCGCTGAATGCCAGCCGACCTTAATGCCTTACTTTCACCAGGCGAAGGAAAACGGCGCCTTTGTCATCGTAATTGACCCGCGCGCGACACCAACGGCGGCCGCCGCTGATTTGCACCTGCAAATCAAGCCGGGTACGGATGCTGTGCTGGCCAATGCCATGCTAAAGGTCATCGTGGATGAGGGATTTGCGAATGAAGAGTTTATCCGCAAGCGGACCAACGGCTATGACCAGCTGTTGACTCATTTGAAGGGTGTGGATCTGAGAGAATCGGCTGCGTTGTGCGGAATTGAAGTAGAAATGATCCAGCAGGCAGCACGTGCCTTTGGCAGTGTGGAGACGGGCATCGTTTTTACGGCCAGGGGTGTTGAACAGCAGACAGATGGACATATGGCGGTGCGTGCATTTCTTAATCTGGTGCTGGCCACTGGCAAGATTGGAAGGGAAGGATGCGGTTATGGAGCTATCACAGGTCAGGGAAACGGGCAAGGGGGACGAGAGCACGGCCAAAAGGCTGACCAGCTTCCTGGTTACAGATCGATTGAGGATGAAGAAGATCGAGCCTATGTGGCGTCCGTATGGGGAGTGAAACCAAGCAGTTTGCCAGGAAAAGGGGTGTCCGCCTATGAAATGATGGAGCTTGTCCATCAGAAACAAATCCAAGCTTTGTTCGTGATGGGCTCTAATCCTATTGTATCTAACCCGAATGTCCGGCTGGTGGAGAAAGCCCTCAAAAAGCTGAATCTGCTGGTTGTGGCGGATATGTTTCTCACGGAAACCGCGCGAATGGCTGACGTTGTTTTGCCTGTGACATCTTATTTGGAGAATATGGGGACGATGACCAATCTGGAGGGCCGCGTTCTGCTACGGGAAGCGGCGAGGCCCGCACCAGGCGAGGCTAGAGATGACTGGAACATTTTGTGTCAGGTGGCTGCAAAGCTAAACAAGGGCGGCTATTTCTCGTACAGGGATGCCGAGCATATCTTTGAAGAACTGCGGCTCGCCAGCCGGGGCGGTCCTTCCGATTACTACGGGATCACATACGACAGGCTGCGTCGTGAAGAAGGAGTATATTGGCCATGCCCGTCTACGGACAGAGCCGGTATGGATACAATGTTTCGGGAAACCTTTGCCCATTCTGATCAAAAGGCTGTTTTTACGGTGGTTGAAAGCTGTGGAGCAGGAGAGGAGATATCAGAGGAGTACCCGCTTATTTTGACGAACGGCCGTGTACTGGCTCACTATTTGACCGGTGCACAAACGCGCAGAAGTCCGTCGCTGGCCGCGCGAGAGATTGAGAATTATGTGGAAATTCATCCGCGGACAGCGCGACGCTGGCACATCAGGGACGGGGAGTGGGTAGAAATAGCATCACAGCGCGGCAGCTTCACTGTCCGCAGCCGGATCAAACCACATATCCGCGAAGATACGCTCTTCGTGCCCATGCATTGGGGTGGGATACAAAATGTTAATCGGGCGACCCGCCCTGATCTTGATCCGTTCTGTCGGATGCCTGGCTTCAAAACGGCAGCTGTACGCATCCGTCCCCTTCATCTGGCTGCAGCCGCAACCAGTGCAGATAACGAGGAATGGTCGGAGTTCTAG
- the nirB gene encoding nitrite reductase large subunit NirB, with protein MMKKLVVVGNGMAGIKCVEEILNLEPERFQITIFGAEPRPGYNRVLLSKMLQEESSFKHIVTHDWDWYEENGVKLYAGERVCRIDVATGMVETESGMKEPYDMLILATGSLPFIPPIPGVRKQGVIAFRDVNDCETMARYAKTYRRATVIGGGLLGLEAAQGLLNLGMETEVVHNAQYLMNRQLDRTAAVLLQRKLKEQGMRFHLAKETVNIIGRNRAQGLMFADGNRLDTDLVVLAVGIRPNIELAQDSGLTVNRAIVVDDYMRTSIPGIYAVGECAEHRGISYGLVAPLYEQGKVLAKVICGRETAPYEGTIPYAQLKVAGIHVFSAGDIRDEGNETAVMEYNGMLEVYKKVMMHGGAVTGAILYGDTAESTSLLGMVRRGASATELTSRDNSRSKAEDAAAALPEEETVCACNGVSKGAILRAIATDKLKTVEEVKSRTKASGSCGGCRPLVAALVKNSLSRSTDSGPVVTPTAQEIVPVCGCTHYDHDSLKTAMVDAICQTPGEVVSRLGWTRQQGCELCRPAVLYYLESLGLRDRSATNPLGAGVAVQVTPQYGGEAPSAGLRFTNLNAEDRSFVESDLMDQAFVEVAWLRERLATLWGSLALPALVRVAICPGSAYPGGVLVHDIGISRSPAGWEVYAGGQAEHPVRQGHLLGLEEDPTEAVLLTATCLQIYRHSARYGEKMWEWIERTGVLALRESVLDAALRSGLAGSLRTTMLTG; from the coding sequence AAAACTGGTCGTCGTCGGCAATGGTATGGCAGGCATCAAATGTGTGGAGGAAATACTCAATTTGGAGCCAGAGCGGTTCCAAATCACGATATTTGGTGCAGAGCCCCGTCCCGGGTACAACCGAGTGCTCCTGTCCAAAATGCTTCAGGAGGAGAGCTCATTTAAACATATCGTTACCCATGACTGGGACTGGTATGAAGAGAACGGGGTAAAGCTGTACGCGGGTGAACGCGTCTGTCGTATTGATGTTGCAACCGGGATGGTGGAAACGGAATCCGGCATGAAAGAACCTTATGACATGCTCATATTGGCAACGGGCTCATTACCTTTCATTCCGCCCATTCCTGGAGTGCGAAAACAGGGAGTAATTGCTTTTCGTGATGTGAATGATTGTGAAACCATGGCTAGATATGCCAAAACATACCGCAGGGCCACGGTTATCGGAGGGGGGCTGTTAGGACTTGAAGCTGCTCAAGGCCTGCTGAATCTAGGGATGGAAACTGAGGTTGTTCATAATGCGCAGTATCTTATGAACCGTCAGCTTGACCGGACGGCAGCTGTGCTTCTGCAGCGAAAGTTGAAGGAACAGGGCATGAGGTTTCATTTGGCGAAGGAAACGGTCAACATCATAGGCCGAAACAGGGCGCAAGGCTTGATGTTTGCGGACGGGAACAGGCTGGACACGGATTTGGTTGTGCTGGCGGTTGGTATCCGACCGAATATCGAATTAGCTCAGGATAGCGGTCTGACTGTAAACCGCGCCATTGTCGTGGATGATTATATGCGCACGAGTATTCCTGGTATTTATGCCGTCGGCGAATGTGCTGAGCACCGGGGGATTTCATACGGACTGGTGGCGCCGCTATATGAGCAGGGCAAAGTGCTGGCAAAAGTTATTTGTGGTCGTGAAACGGCTCCCTATGAAGGGACGATTCCGTATGCGCAGCTCAAGGTAGCGGGGATCCATGTGTTTTCCGCAGGAGACATTCGCGATGAGGGAAACGAGACAGCAGTTATGGAATATAACGGGATGCTGGAGGTTTATAAAAAAGTGATGATGCACGGCGGTGCTGTCACTGGCGCCATTTTGTACGGAGATACGGCGGAAAGTACCTCGTTGCTCGGAATGGTACGGCGCGGGGCGTCCGCTACAGAGCTTACATCCCGGGATAACAGCCGGAGCAAAGCAGAGGATGCGGCAGCCGCACTGCCGGAAGAAGAAACGGTATGTGCGTGCAACGGCGTGAGTAAGGGGGCTATTTTGCGAGCGATTGCCACGGATAAGCTGAAGACGGTGGAAGAGGTGAAGAGCCGGACCAAAGCGTCCGGTTCCTGTGGGGGATGTCGGCCGCTGGTGGCTGCACTGGTCAAAAATAGTTTGTCCCGATCCACAGATTCCGGACCTGTAGTTACTCCAACCGCCCAAGAAATTGTCCCTGTTTGTGGATGTACGCATTACGATCATGATTCGCTTAAAACAGCTATGGTGGACGCAATCTGTCAGACTCCAGGTGAAGTAGTATCCCGTCTCGGTTGGACTAGACAGCAGGGGTGTGAATTGTGTCGTCCGGCTGTACTTTATTACTTGGAATCTCTCGGGTTGCGCGACAGATCTGCGACAAATCCATTAGGGGCTGGCGTTGCGGTTCAGGTCACACCGCAGTACGGAGGAGAGGCGCCCTCTGCGGGTCTGCGCTTTACGAACCTAAATGCCGAGGATCGGTCTTTTGTTGAGTCGGATCTGATGGATCAGGCATTTGTAGAAGTAGCCTGGCTAAGAGAGCGGTTGGCAACTTTATGGGGAAGTCTCGCATTGCCAGCATTAGTTAGAGTTGCTATTTGTCCTGGATCGGCGTATCCCGGAGGTGTACTTGTCCACGATATTGGAATATCTCGTTCTCCAGCAGGCTGGGAGGTCTATGCGGGTGGCCAGGCAGAGCATCCGGTTCGCCAGGGGCACCTGCTTGGATTGGAGGAAGACCCGACAGAAGCGGTTCTGCTGACTGCAACTTGCTTGCAAATATACCGACATAGTGCCCGGTATGGGGAAAAAATGTGGGAGTGGATTGAAAGGACTGGTGTTCTGGCATTACGGGAAAGTGTGCTTGACGCTGCTCTTCGAAGTGGTCTAGCGGGTAGTCTGCGGACCACAATGCTGACAGGATGA